One window of the Streptomyces sp. ITFR-21 genome contains the following:
- the corA gene encoding magnesium/cobalt transporter CorA encodes MIVDCAIYRDGRRAETPGDLSEALAECRTSGDDSFIWVGMSEPDAEEFDLLASEFGLHPLAVEDALKAHQRPKMEGYQGALFTVVRPLAYDDGQARVHSSELMVFIGESFVVTVRHGEARTGAQVRARLEKEPDVLRRGPVAVLYAVCDAVVDDYLDIAAELQVDLEELEEQVFAPSGGGEATRVAGVIYSFKRQVLEFRRATGPLSEPMARLVSGTAPYVPRETRPFFRDVADHLARANEAGEGLDRLLSDILAAHLTQVGVRQNDDMRKISAWAAMIAVPTLIAGIYGMNFDHMPELHQIWGYPAVLALMVALVAYLYFQFKRRGWL; translated from the coding sequence GTGATCGTGGACTGCGCCATCTACCGGGACGGCCGGCGCGCGGAGACCCCGGGTGACCTCTCCGAGGCGCTGGCGGAGTGCCGCACCTCCGGCGACGACTCCTTCATCTGGGTCGGCATGAGCGAGCCGGACGCCGAGGAGTTCGACCTGCTGGCGTCGGAGTTCGGGCTGCACCCGCTGGCCGTCGAGGACGCCCTGAAGGCGCATCAGCGACCCAAGATGGAGGGCTACCAGGGGGCGCTGTTCACCGTCGTCCGGCCGCTGGCCTACGACGACGGCCAGGCCCGGGTGCACTCCAGCGAGCTGATGGTCTTCATCGGCGAGTCCTTCGTGGTGACGGTCCGGCACGGCGAGGCACGCACCGGCGCCCAGGTGCGCGCCCGGCTGGAGAAGGAGCCCGACGTGCTGCGGCGCGGGCCGGTCGCGGTGCTCTACGCGGTCTGCGACGCGGTGGTGGACGACTACCTGGACATCGCCGCCGAACTCCAGGTCGACCTGGAGGAGCTGGAGGAGCAGGTCTTCGCCCCGTCCGGCGGCGGCGAGGCCACCCGGGTGGCCGGCGTCATCTACTCCTTCAAGCGCCAGGTGCTGGAGTTCCGCCGGGCCACCGGGCCGCTGAGCGAGCCGATGGCCCGGCTGGTGTCCGGCACCGCGCCCTACGTCCCCCGGGAGACCCGGCCGTTCTTCCGGGACGTGGCCGACCACCTGGCCCGCGCCAACGAGGCGGGGGAGGGCCTGGACCGGCTGCTGTCCGACATCCTCGCCGCGCACCTCACCCAGGTCGGCGTCCGGCAGAACGACGACATGCGCAAGATCTCGGCGTGGGCGGCCATGATCGCGGTGCCGACGCTGATCGCCGGGATCTACGGCATGAACTTCGACCACATGCCGGAACTGCACCAGATCTGGGGCTATCCGGCGGTGCTGGCCCTGATGGTGGCGCTCGTGGCCTACCTGTACTTCCAGTTCAAACGGCGCGGCTGGCTCTGA
- a CDS encoding YihY/virulence factor BrkB family protein, with amino-acid sequence MATGESSVSRTGRGHRPDGRPQGDPARKPEHRRGRAVRAAAGLLRFLRTLFHTLAAAWDKDATERAAALTYYAVLAIFPALLMTVSLLGLTGGEDDGSLSAGVTTLLPAESRPVVAQALLDMARDRSASLSLSVIGGAGAIWSACAYASVFRRGLHIMHGVTDRRPAWRTVPRVVITSVTLLVLLVCSALCLVVTGVLARRTGTLLNMNGATLAAWRGLRWPLLLVVASALVLVLFRSGPRGSRSLRALAPGGALAVGLWLATSAGFAAYTSHLGTYNRLYGPLAGTVVFLVWLWFSNLALLVGAHFNVEHSRALAARARPAPEPAPADVQGG; translated from the coding sequence GTGGCTACTGGGGAGAGCTCGGTGTCCCGGACCGGGCGCGGACACCGGCCGGACGGCCGGCCGCAGGGCGACCCGGCACGGAAGCCGGAACACCGGCGTGGCCGGGCCGTGCGCGCCGCCGCCGGCCTGCTCCGTTTCCTGCGCACCCTGTTCCACACCCTGGCCGCCGCCTGGGACAAGGACGCCACCGAGCGCGCCGCGGCCCTCACGTACTACGCCGTGCTGGCGATATTCCCCGCGCTGCTGATGACCGTCTCGCTGCTCGGACTGACCGGCGGGGAGGACGACGGCAGCCTGTCCGCGGGCGTCACCACGCTGCTGCCCGCCGAGTCGCGCCCGGTGGTGGCCCAGGCGCTGCTGGACATGGCGCGCGACAGGTCGGCCAGCCTGTCGTTGTCGGTGATCGGCGGGGCGGGCGCCATATGGTCGGCGTGCGCCTACGCCAGCGTGTTCCGGCGGGGGCTGCACATCATGCACGGAGTTACCGACCGCCGCCCCGCCTGGCGTACCGTGCCCCGGGTCGTCATCACCTCGGTGACCCTGCTGGTGCTGCTGGTGTGCAGCGCGCTGTGCCTGGTGGTGACCGGGGTGCTGGCCCGCAGGACCGGCACACTGCTGAACATGAACGGGGCCACCCTCGCCGCCTGGCGCGGCCTGCGCTGGCCGCTGCTGCTGGTGGTGGCCTCGGCGCTGGTCCTGGTGCTGTTCCGGTCCGGGCCGCGCGGCAGCAGGTCGCTGCGGGCGCTGGCGCCGGGCGGCGCCCTCGCGGTGGGGCTGTGGCTGGCCACCTCCGCGGGCTTCGCCGCGTACACCTCGCACCTGGGCACGTACAACCGGCTCTACGGGCCGCTGGCCGGGACGGTGGTGTTCCTGGTCTGGCTGTGGTTCTCCAACCTGGCCCTGCTGGTCGGCGCCCACTTCAACGTCGAGCACTCCCGGGCGCTGGCCGCCAGGGCCAGGCCCGCGCCCGAACCCGCCCCCGCCGACGTCCAGGGCGGCTGA